TATTATTTAATATCTTTTGTAATTATTAAAGGTATTTTATTTTCATATATATATACCTCAACTGTTTTTATATCTATGATTGGAGTACTAATAGTTATACTTGGATAACTAAATGCTTGAGTCACAATTTTTGAATTTTGTTTTGCTGAAACTTCAATAATGAGTTTATCATTTTCTTTTTTCACTGAGTATATTTTCATTTCATAGCCGCCAGTTTTTTTCTCACCTAAACATATAGAAATAAAATACTTATCTTCTTTTTTTTCAATATTAATAGCAGGTTCAAA
This genomic window from Marinitoga litoralis contains:
- a CDS encoding protease complex subunit PrcB family protein translates to MDIKNILLIIFIAILFPFIFFYTNTKVTYEKNNFENDTINNNTVNYEVIKYNFKSFEPAINIEKKEDKYFISICLGEKKTGGYEMKIYSVKKENDKLIIEVSAKQNSKIVTQAFSYPSITISTPIIDIKTVEVYIYENKIPLIITKDIK